The proteins below come from a single Miscanthus floridulus cultivar M001 chromosome 1, ASM1932011v1, whole genome shotgun sequence genomic window:
- the LOC136476466 gene encoding YTH domain-containing protein ECT4-like isoform X2 has translation MATVAPAPTAADQTTNLLQKLSLESKDGSDAAKKPSGMPYGSAHAGDAQSVASQVDRSITPLLQEAMDPNFFYQPNAYASPAYYFPSGYDGSSNEWSSRYSGHEGMEMPPSVYGDMYHGYGYAPYGPYPSGSPVPTVGHDGQSYGSQQYQYPTQYYQQPTPTSAKYGVNGASSQPEPPSVASQQARVLVDATKATPNVGANGMTTAHNSSLPRKQTHLNVSVANNGSYGRGPMQGGGPSASNYGHSGVRSPTQWYDGPVYSNGHQIPTASSTSYHSNSSSMKSQSQRPTTNLMGIHAQMPSSGMGLTSPSYPSRMYPDNRLYGQYGQYGNTLKGGLGFGSNMYNSRSNGRWGVVDTKYKPRGRASFGFSGENQDGFTELNRGPRSGGFKHQKQFGPTVTIAVKGQALPSVGKQNSALPDKGQFNQEGFPLAYKDAKFFVIKSYSEDDVHKSIKYNVWASTPNGNKKLDAGYQEAQEKSSDCPVFLFFSVNTSGQFVGVAEMVGPVDFDKTVEYWQQDKWNGCFPLKWHIVKDVPNNILKHITLDNNDNKPVTNSRDTQEVKLEQGLEMLKIFKELVTKTSILDDFAFYENRQKLMQEKRAKQQLLQGQGGDVSQEKDKDATNGKPGAQKQALSKEGTPAEAAANASKPVAESGISNGN, from the exons ATGGCGACAGTTGCTCCTGCCCCTACCGCTGCTGACC AAACCACCAATCTCCTGCAGAAGCTGTCCCTGGAGAGCAAGGATGGCTCCGACGCTGCCAAGAAG CCTTCTGGGATGCCATATGGATCTGCCCACGCTGGAGATGCACAGAGCGTTGCTTCGCAGGTGGATAGGTCGAtaacacctctactacaagaggCCATGGATCCTAACTTCTTCTACCAGCCCAATGCATATGCCTCTCCAGCCTATTACTTTCCTAGTG GTTATGATGGCTCATCCAATGAATGGAGCTCAAGGTATTCTGGTCATGAAGGAATGGAGATGCCCCCT AGTGTGTACGGAGACATGTACCATGGATATGGCTATGCTCCATATGGCCCATATCCTTCGGGTTCTCCTGTACCAACTGTTGGGCATGATGGCCAGTCATATGGCTCTCAGCAATATCAGTACCCGACTCAATATTATCAGCAACCAACCCCAACAAGCGCAAAATATGGTGTAAATGGTGCCAGTTCTCAACCTGAACCGCCCTCCGTTGCCAGTCAGCAGGCAAGAGTTTTGGTAGATGCAACAAAAGCAACTCCAAACGTGGGTGCTAATGGTATGACAACTGCTCACAACAGTTCGCTGCCGCGTAAGCAAACCCACCTGAATGTGTCAGTAGCAAACAATGGTTCATATGGAAGAGGACCTATGCAAGGTGGTGGACCTTCTGCAAGCAATTATGGTCACAGCGGTGTTCGTTCTCCAACTCAATGGTATGATGGTCCAGTTTACTCGAATGGGCATCAGATACCAACTGCTAGTTCCACATCTTACCATTCCAATTCATCTTCTATGAAAAGTCAGAGCCAGCGTCCAACAACAAACCTCATG GGTATACATGCACAGATGCCTTCTTCTGGAATGGGTCTGACCTCACCTAGCTATCCTTCTAGGATGTACCCGGACAACAGATTATATGGACAGTATGGTCAGTACGGGAACACACTGAAAGGTGGCCTTGGTTTTGGATCAAACATGTATAACTCGAGAAGCAATGGGAGGTGGGGAGTCGTGGATACCAAATACAAGCCTAGAGGGCGTGCATCTTTTGGTTTTAGTGGTGAGAATCAAGATGGATTTACCGAGCTGAACAGAGGACCAAGGTCTGGTGGTTTCAAGCACCAAAAACAATTCGGGCCTACTGTCACTATTGCTGTGAAGGGCCAGGCCCTCCCTTCTGTGGGGAAACAGAACAGTGCTCTTCCAGACAAAGGCCAATTTAACCAGGAAGGATTTCCTTTAGCCTACAAGGATGCAAAGTTCTTTGTTATCAAATCATATAGTGAGGATGATGTGCACAAGAGTATAAAATACAATGTGTGGGCTAGCACACCTAATGGAAATAAGAAGCTGGATGCTGGGTACCAAGAGGCTCAGGAGAAATCCAGCGACTGCCCAGTGTTCTTGTTTTTCTCT GTGAACACAAGTGGTCAGTTTGTTGGTGTTGCTGAAATGGTTGGTCCTGTCGATTTTGATAAGACTGTGGAGTATTGGCAACAAGACAAGTGGAATGGTTGTTTTCCACTCAAGTGGCACATAGTCAAGGATGTGCCCAACAACATCTTGAAGCATATTACACTGGATAACAATGATAATAAGCCTGTGACAAACAGCCGTGACACACAAGAG GTTAAGCTGGAACAAGGGCTTGAAATGTTGAAGATTTTCAAAGAACTTGTTACTAAAACATCAATTTTGGATGATTTTGCTTTTTACGAGAATCGCCAAAAGTTGATGCAGGAAAAGAGGGCAAAGCAGCAACTGCTTCAAGGCCAG GGGGGCGATGTTTCTCAAGAGAAGGACAAGGATGCGACTAATGGCAAACCAGGAGCACAGAAACAGGCATTGAGCAAGGAAGGCACTCCTGCTGAGGCGGCGGCGAATGCCTCCAAACCTGTAGCTGAAAGTGGCATATCAAATGGCAACTAA
- the LOC136476466 gene encoding YTH domain-containing protein ECT4-like isoform X1 produces MATVAPAPTAADQTTNLLQKLSLESKDGSDAAKKPSGMPYGSAHAGDAQSVASQVDRSITPLLQEAMDPNFFYQPNAYASPAYYFPSGYDGSSNEWSSRYSGHEGMEMPPQSVYGDMYHGYGYAPYGPYPSGSPVPTVGHDGQSYGSQQYQYPTQYYQQPTPTSAKYGVNGASSQPEPPSVASQQARVLVDATKATPNVGANGMTTAHNSSLPRKQTHLNVSVANNGSYGRGPMQGGGPSASNYGHSGVRSPTQWYDGPVYSNGHQIPTASSTSYHSNSSSMKSQSQRPTTNLMGIHAQMPSSGMGLTSPSYPSRMYPDNRLYGQYGQYGNTLKGGLGFGSNMYNSRSNGRWGVVDTKYKPRGRASFGFSGENQDGFTELNRGPRSGGFKHQKQFGPTVTIAVKGQALPSVGKQNSALPDKGQFNQEGFPLAYKDAKFFVIKSYSEDDVHKSIKYNVWASTPNGNKKLDAGYQEAQEKSSDCPVFLFFSVNTSGQFVGVAEMVGPVDFDKTVEYWQQDKWNGCFPLKWHIVKDVPNNILKHITLDNNDNKPVTNSRDTQEVKLEQGLEMLKIFKELVTKTSILDDFAFYENRQKLMQEKRAKQQLLQGQGGDVSQEKDKDATNGKPGAQKQALSKEGTPAEAAANASKPVAESGISNGN; encoded by the exons ATGGCGACAGTTGCTCCTGCCCCTACCGCTGCTGACC AAACCACCAATCTCCTGCAGAAGCTGTCCCTGGAGAGCAAGGATGGCTCCGACGCTGCCAAGAAG CCTTCTGGGATGCCATATGGATCTGCCCACGCTGGAGATGCACAGAGCGTTGCTTCGCAGGTGGATAGGTCGAtaacacctctactacaagaggCCATGGATCCTAACTTCTTCTACCAGCCCAATGCATATGCCTCTCCAGCCTATTACTTTCCTAGTG GTTATGATGGCTCATCCAATGAATGGAGCTCAAGGTATTCTGGTCATGAAGGAATGGAGATGCCCCCT CAGAGTGTGTACGGAGACATGTACCATGGATATGGCTATGCTCCATATGGCCCATATCCTTCGGGTTCTCCTGTACCAACTGTTGGGCATGATGGCCAGTCATATGGCTCTCAGCAATATCAGTACCCGACTCAATATTATCAGCAACCAACCCCAACAAGCGCAAAATATGGTGTAAATGGTGCCAGTTCTCAACCTGAACCGCCCTCCGTTGCCAGTCAGCAGGCAAGAGTTTTGGTAGATGCAACAAAAGCAACTCCAAACGTGGGTGCTAATGGTATGACAACTGCTCACAACAGTTCGCTGCCGCGTAAGCAAACCCACCTGAATGTGTCAGTAGCAAACAATGGTTCATATGGAAGAGGACCTATGCAAGGTGGTGGACCTTCTGCAAGCAATTATGGTCACAGCGGTGTTCGTTCTCCAACTCAATGGTATGATGGTCCAGTTTACTCGAATGGGCATCAGATACCAACTGCTAGTTCCACATCTTACCATTCCAATTCATCTTCTATGAAAAGTCAGAGCCAGCGTCCAACAACAAACCTCATG GGTATACATGCACAGATGCCTTCTTCTGGAATGGGTCTGACCTCACCTAGCTATCCTTCTAGGATGTACCCGGACAACAGATTATATGGACAGTATGGTCAGTACGGGAACACACTGAAAGGTGGCCTTGGTTTTGGATCAAACATGTATAACTCGAGAAGCAATGGGAGGTGGGGAGTCGTGGATACCAAATACAAGCCTAGAGGGCGTGCATCTTTTGGTTTTAGTGGTGAGAATCAAGATGGATTTACCGAGCTGAACAGAGGACCAAGGTCTGGTGGTTTCAAGCACCAAAAACAATTCGGGCCTACTGTCACTATTGCTGTGAAGGGCCAGGCCCTCCCTTCTGTGGGGAAACAGAACAGTGCTCTTCCAGACAAAGGCCAATTTAACCAGGAAGGATTTCCTTTAGCCTACAAGGATGCAAAGTTCTTTGTTATCAAATCATATAGTGAGGATGATGTGCACAAGAGTATAAAATACAATGTGTGGGCTAGCACACCTAATGGAAATAAGAAGCTGGATGCTGGGTACCAAGAGGCTCAGGAGAAATCCAGCGACTGCCCAGTGTTCTTGTTTTTCTCT GTGAACACAAGTGGTCAGTTTGTTGGTGTTGCTGAAATGGTTGGTCCTGTCGATTTTGATAAGACTGTGGAGTATTGGCAACAAGACAAGTGGAATGGTTGTTTTCCACTCAAGTGGCACATAGTCAAGGATGTGCCCAACAACATCTTGAAGCATATTACACTGGATAACAATGATAATAAGCCTGTGACAAACAGCCGTGACACACAAGAG GTTAAGCTGGAACAAGGGCTTGAAATGTTGAAGATTTTCAAAGAACTTGTTACTAAAACATCAATTTTGGATGATTTTGCTTTTTACGAGAATCGCCAAAAGTTGATGCAGGAAAAGAGGGCAAAGCAGCAACTGCTTCAAGGCCAG GGGGGCGATGTTTCTCAAGAGAAGGACAAGGATGCGACTAATGGCAAACCAGGAGCACAGAAACAGGCATTGAGCAAGGAAGGCACTCCTGCTGAGGCGGCGGCGAATGCCTCCAAACCTGTAGCTGAAAGTGGCATATCAAATGGCAACTAA